Below is a window of Solanum stenotomum isolate F172 chromosome 7, ASM1918654v1, whole genome shotgun sequence DNA.
tctgtgtgccatttctaaagtggacaactaaaaagggacggagggagtagtaaataAGAAGagcaaaaaattgaaatgtcaCATGAAAATTGCTTCAAAAAGTTGTACTGCTCTTCtctctgtaaaaaaaaaactaattttcatAGAATAAAATTAGTTTGATCATTGATGGAAAATATACCAGAAAAGCATGAACATACATGGAAAGGCTAGATCTCGAGTTCGAACCATGGGTATTGAGAAAATCATGTTAGGACCGTCATTTCTGAATGGACACTGCAGTGCGAgatccgaatttagtcggagctcccaTGTAAGCTTCGGACACCAGTGGTGGAGACGCGGAGTTAGGATTTTTAAtaaaggggttcaaaatctgaagaaatgAACACGCAAACTAATtgaatatacataaaaaaaaaaaaatttaaccatatataaatagtaatatattcCACCGATGAGGTTCGTTTTAATAACATGGCCATGTGAGATAATTTAATGCTGAGAGAATGAAATCACGCCACAATGAAATGTAATTAGGCAAAGATCTGTCCATATGCCACCATATTTCCACTTTTGTGCTATGATCACCGGTTACGAATTCAGGATTTTCATTAAAgaggttcgaaaaataaaaatgtagtgCTTGTTCAGATTAGAACTATGAGAATTAGGCAGCAAGAACCTTTAACAGTAAGTGTGAGTGTTTTTTCCTTCTTGGAAAGTCCTCATAAAACAACAACCTGGAATAGCCCCTTTCCGACGATTAGGGCTGATGTAACAATCAACAACGTAccaagtgtaatcccacaagtgggattTGAAAGGGCAaaatgtacgcagaccttactcCTATCTCTTAGAAAGATAGAGGTTGTTTCTAATGGATCTTTGGCTTAAATAAAACAGTTCGATGTACACAACATACAAAAGAAAGAACAACAATGAAATGCACAATCAAATGTACCTCCCAGCTGATCTGAGTTACAAATGGAACTGGTTTTCAAAGATCATGCACTTACAAAAACATTATGGATCTTTCCTCAAGAACCTATTATTTGTGAAGTGTCGGATTAATTACAACAAAATCTACGTTTAAGTAGTAACTTCTGCAGAAAACAATGTCCTGAGAATTGGCATTATGGCACTACTACCACATCGATGGTACATAAACCTGCTCTTTGAGATTCTGTGTGGCGCTTTCAGTAGGAAAACCCCTAACAGCACCAATTGTCCACTGGGATATTATGCCCGCTGCAATTGCAAAGCGAAGCTGTCTCTCTAGGACATCTTGATCGTGGTACATCTCTGGTTGTGTTGTCAACTTTCTCATTATTCCAGCGACAACAGCATCACCAGAACCAGTTCTATCACAAGTAAACGGTGTTATGAGCACATCTTCTGTACCTACAACCACCCCATCAAAAGAAGGGGAGTAGTAATGAATCCTAAGTGTCCCATCTGTAACAAACAAAAGTTTCAGTCCGTCGTGCCACAAGGGAGCAATTTCCTCAGGAGTATAGTGATAATAATTTCTTCGTTGTTTGGTTTGTTCATAATTCTCTGCAAAGTATTGAGGTCTATAATTCCTTTTCCTCTCGTAATGCTCTTCGTCAAGAAGAAATTCAAGCTCTTGCCTTGAAACCTCAATGATGTTAGCTTGCTGCCAGGCTTTCTTGATCAAATCCCTTGTTTCATCACGTGATCTCCACAGGGGCAATGGCAgatttaagtcaaaaaatataaGACCACCAAACTTCTTTGACAATGTAATTGCTTTAAAAAGAGTAGAACGCATAGATGAAGATGTCAAGACTTCAGAATTAAAGTGGAACATCCTAGCCTGCAAAAGAGAAAGCAAAAGCCCCACGAAATTTGTTAATAATAGTTTCCCAACATCACCCTGACACAATTTGTTGAAGCATGTAAGTTCCGGAAAGGATGAAACTGATAGAAGGCATATTCTTCTCCATAGTGGAGGTTCAAGCACTGTATTAAAAATATCCATCATGAATTCAACATCTTACTTCTGGTTCATAACAATCGAAAAAACAACTTCCCTACCGAACAAGAGAATGAAAACTGATAATATATTGAATCACTTTTCAGCTTTCACTATTGAAGGATCAGCCAGTCTGAAGCTAAAAGACTGATGGTTTCAGGAAGACGAGTAACTAGTCAAGTATGAAACAACAAAGCAATATTACTACTCCAAAAGATAACTAGTTGTCAGGACACtagatttttttaatgatagGTAACTACACTTTCACTACCTCGCAACTAAAAGGAGTATATACGATTAGCACAAGTCaaactcaaataaataaattgatgagAATTATGCATCTTTAGTCAATTGGTTCTACAAAACAAACGTGTCATTGCAAAGAAATGTCATCAGAGTGAAGAGATCAAGCAAACTTCAGAACTGGAGAGAGCAATAAAACTGTTAACGACTGCACAATAGTGTCTACTGATAAATAGTGAGCTTCTCCAGCAGTCTGACTTCAATATACCTACTAATAATCATTTATGGGAAATTTTAGTGTTACTCTCTACATTCCTATGTGCGATGATGGAGATAGAGTACTTGGAATCAGCAGAATTCCAAAACTAACAACTACGAAACGAACTGGTTTCACACTGGGAGAACAAGACCAAGAGCAACGACTCCAACGGTTCAGAAGATATCTTAAGAAAAGCAGCCATGGGGTTCTTTCATAAGCCATTTTGCACAACATAGTTTAATACCAATACGGTTCGTTCACGTAGCAAATTAGATTCATGCATCCTCTATTAACATTTAAAGCAAAACACCACTACACAAATAGAAACAACAACATGCTTAATctatccataaaaaaaaaaaatctatcttTACTTTTAATAACAGCTTGTCTTTCACTTCCACATACCTCTTTCAGAACATCAAGATTCAATTCGGAGCTAAGCAGTGAATCCTCAGCAGAGTCTTTAACTTTCTCCACCCTCATTTTCCCATCTTTAAacttaattttcatataactaCATCCAGTCCTCATACTATCACTAAATTTGACAGACCTTGTTTGCACATTTTCTTTATTCATTAACAAAACCATTTCTTGTCCAAACTCATCATTCCCAACTTTCCCCATAAATGCAGCTCTACCACCAAGCCTAACATGAGATATAGCAACATTAGATGGAGGTCCACCAGGAGCTCTAACAAACTCAGGTGGATTCCACTGCAACATTTTCCACTCTGAATACTTATCTTTATCCATTTGCTCAGGTGATACTCTCACTGTTGGCACAAACTCCTTCTGTGCTGCACCAAAACAGCAGACCAAAGGTGGGTTTGGGTATGGAAAATCAACCccatcatcataatcatcaatttctTCCATTTGGGTGTTGGATTCTGCAATATTGATatcaaagtttgaatcttgtggagttcttgattttcttgaagTTGTGGGGGTGGATGATTTTTTACGGCCACGGCGAGAGTGGGTAGGGGGTTCTTGGGTGGTGGTGGGGTGGTCATTGGTGGTGGACTTGGGTGGATTTGTTCTACAGGGAAATTTGGAGGAGAAGAAAATGGTGGGGTTTAGTGAATTGTGAGAATGATGATGAGGAAGAGATTGTGGAAGAAAATGGATTGTTGCCATGGTGTTCTTGGTATGTGTTAGGGTTTATCCCTATCTTCTCCATGCCACTGTTCAAAGAGAATTTGAGGTTTTGACTTCCATTCGGGTTTGGATAACTTGACCCGATTGTTTTGACGGGTAGTGATAGTCGGGTCGGGTTCATAAATTTTAGTTTGGGCCTAGTTAAAGCAatatattttggaaaaaatatagaaatctcTACTCTCTCCTattctcggatacatcactttacgtaATGTAACGAACGGATACATCACTATATGTGATGTATCAGGACGtaatacatcactttacgctaTGTATCGGTCGGATACATCATTTTACGCGATGAATCGATCAGACATATCACTATACACAATGTATCAGGACGCAATACATCACTTTATGCGATATACATCACTCTACGCAATGTACCGAAACATACGCGAGGTATCGGGACGACTTATgtttgaaaaagaaaggaaaaagggtcaaaaacaAATTTGGTTTATTAGTTGACTATGCCCTTACTGCAAAAATGAAGTTATTCTTCCCCCTATCGTCTACAAACTTGTCACCGTACCCCtcaatttgatgaaaaaccccaaattaacaaaaataacctAATTTTACTTAAATTACTCAATTTAAACCCGACCCGACCCAGGTTAAAATTAGGTAATTTAAgtaaaattagattatttttgttgatttggaGTTTTCCATCCAATTGAGGGGTACATGTGATAAGTTTGTAGACGACCTGTGTAAtaataacttcattttaatgATAAGGACATAGTcaactaataaaacaaaattgaggaatatttttaaacctttgttaatcaacaatttaaattgaacaaatattttttttctgacTATCTGGTAAAATAGGtttcaataaataattaattaattttcaatgaCATACAATGTCAACATCATTAACTAACTGCAACAATTTTTACTATACTAACTACAATATTCCTTTCAATTTAAAGTATAGTATTCAGTCAAATTACTtcatataaattggaacaaaaTGTATGAAgtagttttaattaattaaattttgtaacACTCTTAGAATTTAAGAACTAATAGTGtgatataaattttgatttatctcaaataaagatatttgagaaaaatcatGATATATTTAATCTAACAACCAATTTAACAGTCAAAGTCAATTAATTTCGTATTCTtagaattaagaaataatattgtgatgtaaattttgatttatctcaaataaagataTTTGAGAAAAATCTTGATGTATTTAATCTAACAATCAGTTTAACAGTCAAGATCAATTAATTTCGTATTAGGATCAAGATCATATCAAAATCATGACACcacaataaattattacaaTCTAATATAATAATTTCTCCACTATAATTAATTCTATATGTACAATATTTACTTAACAAGACCCCTCAAATTTCtagttttttaatttattcaatcaattttcaaatttacaatttatgacatgttaaattttttcttatataaagGTTTGTGATTTGCCTCTATGTATCTCACCTCATTCTTTCACATTTTTTCTACACTTCTAATCTATAagattttgtttgtttattttgattttaatcaaACTCGTAAACTCTTAATTCACCATGTATGATTCTTATTCACCTCCAATgcttatatataataattgtttttcaATTGATAACTTGAATTCTTCTAAGCTTGGAGGATGTTACCAACAATAACGACAGGTCAATCACCAAAAGGACACCTTTTTCATCTAGGTATACaacttaaatttcatttttttgttatttcaacatatatataatatatatatcgtGAAAAATCAAATCACTCTCTCTCCAATATTACAATTTGTATTGCTCTCTTTGTTTTTATATTCAACTAACTCTAAAATTTTCACTCTCTAATATATTTCATGGATTCTAGCGCTGAGAAGAAATCAAAGGGTTGGaaagaatttttgaaaaaaggaTGGGATAGAtgagaagaaaagaaggccaAGAAAAATATCGAAGTCTATAAGATTATGAACGATTATTTTTTAAGAACTGACTCAGAAATTGTCTAGACATGGTTGAAATCTCGTGTTTTTGtaagaaaaagaagatcatGAATTATTTAACGAAGGATGCagatgaaaaatttaattatttaggaTCAATTTTACTGTTTTTCATTAGTAGTAGAAGTTTTCATTATGTATTGTATGAAATGGATATATAATATGGTATGTTCacctttttgaatatttaactATTTGTACTATGAAACTGAGGCATACCAAATggtcttttttttatatgtatggAATGTGTTTACAAATTGATATACATAGCCTTTTTTGTACCAGTTATATACAAACTGGTGTATGTTTCAAAGAAATGGATCTTAAATTTAATCCTATTTCAAAAGTTAGTTCAAGAAGTAAGAATTACTTAAGTGATATACGGAGGGCGGAGTGATCTCGATGTAAGGCTCTTCGGAAGTTACAAATCTTACCAGGCTCATTTCACttataaatattctttaaatGATCGGCTAGTGTAAATACGAATGAATAGATGGAGTTTTTTTGTAATGGGGAGGGGGTTGCTATCGCTAAACTTTGAATTTAGACTCAAAGTCATTTCTTCACTTGAAATCGTAGTAATCCAACATGTTTATAATATTGATGCAATTTTGATCCACCCTACTAAACATAGCGAAACTTAACATTCCATACACTAAATTGTGGATAAAACCgatgttaaaaaaaatacaaagatactagaaagaaagaaaaaatacatagaaatttgataacatcaaaatcaataGACTATTATGAACTACCAACACTTGTGTCTACCAATCTGAAGCTGTATTTTAATGACCATACCATTGAGCAATTAGTTAGCAGAATTACACTTTGGATAGTAAATCATTAAATTACAGCTACACAACATAACAAGAACAAAAAGCACAAAACTTAACAAAGATGATTTACATAACCAACAAAACTAAATTCCCACTTCAATCAAGTTTACCTAATTCTTAACCTTACCATCTTCCATAGCTTTATCTACAACTACTATGAACTTTTTGTACTCGTCGAATTCCTTGTTATGAAGTTCCATTACTGCAGGATGATCCTCTGGTGCCACAGGCCTTCTACTCCCTAACACAGTCCACACAATCACAACAAGTAATGCCCCTAATGCTCCACATCCCGTACCGAAAAGCAATGCACCAAGAATCCTCAAAGCACAATCACTTCTGCTGTGAACTTtcatctcttcttttttctcaacAAATGCTTGTGGATCTAATGGTTCAGAGTGCATCCAATGAGGTGCAGTCCTTGTGTTAAAGCTCAATGAATAGATGTTGCATTTCTGAGTAGAATTCCCACTTGAAGAACTTAACCCCACAAACAATTCATCCTCTTTCCACATTTGTGACATGTCAATAGGGCAAGAAAGCAATGTATCAACTGGCTTAATGTCACCTAATTTGCTCAACCTGATTTCCAATCTCTTTGAACTTGCTTCATAATCAATCCAAGATTGCATCTTTTCACCACTATTCATTAGCCCCAATTTAACAGAACTAACATTTCTCACTTTCACAGATATAAAGCTGCTTAAATCAACACCAACATGGTTTTCATTCACATCACCATATTTCTCATCCATAAATGTATCAAATTCTACAGCAAGAAACTTCATTTTTCTATCACCCAATAGCCCAAATGAGCCACCATCAAACACATCAAAAGGATATCCAATAGGTACCATCACAAAAGCAAATCCATCCCCATTTTCTCTTGACAATGAAAACACAAAATGTAATGAAAAAGACACCATTTTTCTTGGATTTCCTTCAATTAACTTAAAGGGTTTCTTGTTCAACATTCTTCCAGCACTAAAACCCATTGAACCACTCATTTGTATACCACCATTAACAACCTTAGCATCACCATAAAGTGCAATCTGAGActcaaagtttgaatctttacCAAAATCCCCAAAACCAAATGACATTTTTTCCTCAGATTGGATAGTTCTGAAGTAAAAACAGAAGATAAATAACACCATAAGATACCTGGAAGCTGACAAAGTACCCATTCTTGATCTTGGCTTAACTTGAGCTTGAAAAGCTGTAAactttatattctttttttcagCTGGGACTTACCAAGATTTCTTCTTAAATGAACCCATGTAGAGATTTTCAAGAAAGAtgtaatttttatatgattttgagGTATTTATCTTAAAGAATTTCTAGGGTTTGAGATGAGTATTGAGAAAGGAGGAGAGGGGAATTGCTTGGGAAAATGGGTAAGAGAGGTTGGTGAGTGTGTGGGGGACTGGGGGTGGTGGGTGATGGGGAGTGGTGGATTTGGCTTTGAAGATTGTGAAAATTGAATAagtttttactcttttctgcAACTATACTGATACACTTTCCTTCAATTGATTGCTTATTTGAGGGAATATAAAATGAGATTCTTTATGATAATTGTCCTCCTTTCTTCTCATATTGTCATATCTAGTCCTCCTATGTTGTAAGATTTTACTTTGTTAATcacaaaacaatacaataacaaaacATGCTCGGTATGATCTCATAAGTATACCAAGTTAATTTATCGGCAATCTCTAGTTAATTTGTCGCTAAAATGCttctagttaaataatttttcttataatcTATCGTTAATTCGTAGCTAAATGAAATTAGTATGAGAATTTTATTGTTTAGCTATGAAATTTCTTCCTTCGCTAATTTCTCATTTTCTAGTAATTATATATGCAAACctatccttatttattttcGATAAATCCAAAcaattcttttatataataatgtGCAAGTTTGCCCATTATGTAATAGAAGAATTGAGCTTACTAATGAACTAGTTATTCAAGCGTTAGTAATTGTTTGTTTGGATTTCATCCTGCAATTGGAAGAAGATTGATTTAGAGCAGTTTGTCTTATAACATTTGATCAGTAAATTACGTAGAACTTCACATAAATTTTGACTTTAGTGGCCAAAATAAGTGGATAAAAACCATCTGAGACTTGAGTTTAAAAGTCAAGTGAGatgttaaaaagaaaacatatattttgacCTTTTTTTTCCTGCATAAAAAAACTTAGAGTGTAATTATGTAATTTAAGAGAATTAGATGACCCACATAAACACTGGATTTAAGTAAATCAATTTACAATTATTAGTTTTTGACACAAGCATCTATTTTGtccataaactttttccttctaagcattatgtattttttataaaatatcataaacaCAATGATTGCATAAAGATATATGAAGGGCATGTTAAGTAGTGCAAACAAAAACACAGAAAAAGAGGTAGTAAAATTACAAAAGTACAAAGTACAAGGGTGATTTGAGTAAATATGGAGAAAATATGTAATTGCTAAAAAGACCCACATACTTTACAGCCATAGAATAAGAAACATAGCTGGCACTGAAATACCAAGAGGTCACAAGTTTTAtgcttctacattttttttattgtgtttaaaaaaattatttaaggtgtaataagaaatttattaatttttttttttttacttataattaTCTTAT
It encodes the following:
- the LOC125871145 gene encoding fructokinase-like 1, chloroplastic — protein: MATIHFLPQSLPHHHSHNSLNPTIFFSSKFPCRTNPPKSTTNDHPTTTQEPPTHSRRGRKKSSTPTTSRKSRTPQDSNFDINIAESNTQMEEIDDYDDGVDFPYPNPPLVCCFGAAQKEFVPTVRVSPEQMDKDKYSEWKMLQWNPPEFVRAPGGPPSNVAISHVRLGGRAAFMGKVGNDEFGQEMVLLMNKENVQTRSVKFSDSMRTGCSYMKIKFKDGKMRVEKVKDSAEDSLLSSELNLDVLKEARMFHFNSEVLTSSSMRSTLFKAITLSKKFGGLIFFDLNLPLPLWRSRDETRDLIKKAWQQANIIEVSRQELEFLLDEEHYERKRNYRPQYFAENYEQTKQRRNYYHYTPEEIAPLWHDGLKLLFVTDGTLRIHYYSPSFDGVVVGTEDVLITPFTCDRTGSGDAVVAGIMRKLTTQPEMYHDQDVLERQLRFAIAAGIISQWTIGAVRGFPTESATQNLKEQVYVPSMW
- the LOC125870727 gene encoding L-type lectin-domain containing receptor kinase VIII.2-like — encoded protein: MGTLSASRYLMVLFIFCFYFRTIQSEEKMSFGFGDFGKDSNFESQIALYGDAKVVNGGIQMSGSMGFSAGRMLNKKPFKLIEGNPRKMVSFSLHFVFSLSRENGDGFAFVMVPIGYPFDVFDGGSFGLLGDRKMKFLAVEFDTFMDEKYGDVNENHVGVDLSSFISVKVRNVSSVKLGLMNSGEKMQSWIDYEASSKRLEIRLSKLGDIKPVDTLLSCPIDMSQMWKEDELFVGLSSSSGNSTQKCNIYSLSFNTRTAPHWMHSEPLDPQAFVEKKEEMKVHSRSDCALRILGALLFGTGCGALGALLVVIVWTVLGSRRPVAPEDHPAVMELHNKEFDEYKKFIVVVDKAMEDGKVKN